The Aeromicrobium yanjiei genome includes a region encoding these proteins:
- the nuoI gene encoding NADH-quinone oxidoreductase subunit NuoI has protein sequence MSSPKETILDPVAGFGVTFRTMFKKTVTEQYPFEKVPTAPRFHGRHQLNRWPDGLEKCIGCELCAWACPADAIYVEGASNTEGDRHSPGERYGRVYQINYLRCILCGLCIEACPTRALTMTNEYELADNNREDLIYEKSDLLAPLLPGMVEPPHEMMISDDHHDYYRGKTLPIVEVS, from the coding sequence ATGAGCTCCCCGAAAGAGACGATCCTGGACCCGGTCGCCGGTTTCGGCGTCACGTTCCGGACGATGTTCAAGAAGACCGTCACCGAGCAGTACCCGTTCGAGAAGGTGCCGACCGCACCGCGCTTCCACGGTCGTCACCAGCTCAACCGCTGGCCCGACGGTCTGGAGAAGTGCATCGGCTGCGAGCTGTGCGCGTGGGCCTGCCCCGCGGACGCGATCTACGTCGAGGGTGCGTCCAACACCGAGGGCGACCGGCACAGCCCGGGCGAGCGCTACGGACGGGTCTACCAGATCAACTACCTGCGCTGCATCCTGTGCGGCCTGTGCATCGAGGCGTGCCCGACCCGCGCCCTGACCATGACCAACGAGTACGAGCTGGCCGACAACAACCGCGAGGACCTCATCTACGAGAAGAGCGATCTGCTCGCCCCGCTGCTGCCCGGCATGGTCGAGCCGCCGCACGAGATGATGATCAGCGACGACCACCACGACTACTACCGCGGCAAGACCCTGCCGATCGTGGAGGTCTCGTGA
- the nuoL gene encoding NADH-quinone oxidoreductase subunit L, with amino-acid sequence MFDLQWLLIAIPLASGALLLVWGKESDRFGHLIGTAASAASFLFGAVLFASLLGKDAEDRSQSTSLFTWMDTGTFHVEMGFTFDQLSGLFVLLITGVGTLIHVYSIGYMEHDPRRRRFFAYLNIFIAAMLTLVLASDYLVLFLGWEGVGLASYLLIGFWQHKPSAAAAAKKAFVVNRVGDIGMALAIMLMFAQFGTTAIHAVNAAAPGAGDGVATALGLLLLLGACGKSAQVPLQSWLLDAMEGPTPVSALIHAATMVTAGVYLVVRSGGVFDSSEVARTAVMIVGLVTLLAGAWIGCAKDDIKKALAGSTMSQIGYMMLAAGLGPAGYPFAIFHLITHGFFKANMFLGAGSVMHGMDDDVDMRHYGALRKAMPVTFVTFALGYLAIIGFPGFSGFWSKDKIIETAFGENVWVGLGALLGAGVTAFYMTRLMMMTFFGDKRWKEGVHPHESPKVMTVPLIALGALSLLGGLLLLGDWIVDWLEPVVGHGEHEELAIPAIALTAIITLVAASGVALGFLTYGRKPIAGETPPDADVSIWARAGRHELYGNEVNDAVVVRPMRHLTRFLVWFDGRGIDGFVTGVADRLGDTSQFLRKPQTGYVRSYALTMFGGVAILVLCLLAVTLA; translated from the coding sequence ATGTTCGATCTTCAGTGGCTGCTCATCGCCATCCCACTGGCCAGCGGCGCCCTGCTCCTGGTCTGGGGCAAGGAGTCCGACCGGTTCGGCCACCTCATCGGGACGGCCGCGTCGGCCGCCTCGTTCCTGTTCGGTGCGGTGCTCTTCGCGTCCCTGCTGGGCAAGGACGCCGAGGACCGCTCGCAGTCCACGTCGCTGTTCACGTGGATGGACACCGGGACGTTCCATGTCGAGATGGGCTTCACGTTCGACCAGCTCTCGGGCCTGTTCGTCCTGCTGATCACCGGCGTGGGCACCCTGATCCACGTCTACTCGATCGGCTACATGGAGCACGACCCGCGGCGCCGCCGGTTCTTCGCGTACCTCAACATCTTCATCGCCGCGATGCTCACGCTCGTGCTCGCGAGCGACTACCTCGTGCTGTTCCTCGGCTGGGAGGGCGTCGGCCTCGCGTCGTACCTGCTCATCGGCTTCTGGCAGCACAAGCCGTCCGCGGCCGCAGCGGCCAAGAAGGCGTTCGTGGTCAACCGCGTCGGTGACATCGGCATGGCGCTCGCGATCATGCTGATGTTCGCGCAGTTCGGCACCACGGCGATCCACGCGGTCAACGCCGCCGCACCGGGAGCCGGCGACGGGGTCGCGACCGCGCTGGGCCTGCTGCTGCTGCTCGGGGCGTGCGGCAAGTCCGCCCAGGTGCCGCTGCAGAGCTGGCTGCTCGACGCGATGGAGGGCCCGACCCCGGTCTCGGCCCTGATCCACGCGGCGACCATGGTCACCGCGGGCGTCTACCTCGTCGTCCGCAGCGGCGGAGTGTTCGACTCCTCGGAGGTGGCGCGCACCGCGGTCATGATCGTCGGCCTCGTCACGCTGCTGGCCGGCGCGTGGATCGGCTGCGCCAAGGACGACATCAAGAAGGCGCTGGCCGGCTCCACCATGAGTCAGATCGGCTACATGATGCTCGCGGCCGGACTCGGCCCGGCGGGCTATCCGTTCGCGATCTTCCACCTCATCACGCACGGCTTCTTCAAGGCCAACATGTTCCTCGGGGCCGGATCGGTCATGCACGGCATGGACGACGACGTCGACATGCGCCACTACGGCGCGCTGCGCAAGGCCATGCCGGTCACGTTCGTGACGTTCGCCCTCGGCTACCTCGCGATCATCGGCTTCCCGGGGTTCTCGGGATTCTGGTCCAAGGACAAGATCATCGAGACCGCATTCGGCGAGAACGTCTGGGTGGGCCTCGGCGCACTGCTGGGCGCCGGCGTCACCGCGTTCTACATGACCCGCCTCATGATGATGACCTTCTTCGGCGACAAGCGGTGGAAGGAGGGCGTCCACCCGCACGAGTCGCCCAAGGTCATGACCGTCCCGCTCATCGCCCTCGGTGCCCTGTCCCTGCTGGGCGGCCTGCTGCTGCTCGGTGACTGGATCGTGGACTGGCTCGAGCCCGTGGTGGGGCACGGTGAGCACGAGGAGCTCGCGATCCCCGCGATCGCCCTCACGGCGATCATCACCCTCGTCGCTGCCTCGGGCGTCGCACTCGGCTTCCTCACCTACGGCCGCAAGCCGATCGCGGGGGAGACACCCCCCGACGCGGACGTGTCGATCTGGGCCCGCGCCGGCCGCCACGAGCTCTACGGCAACGAGGTCAACGACGCGGTCGTGGTCCGCCCGATGCGCCACCTCACCCGGTTCCTGGTGTGGTTCGACGGCCGGGGCATCGACGGCTTCGTCACGGGTGTGGCCGACCGGCTCGGTGACACCTCGCAGTTCCTTCGCAAGCCGCAGACCGGCTACGTCCGTTCCTATGCCCTCACGATGTTCGGTGGCGTCGCCATCCTCGTCCTGTGCCTCCTGGCGGTGACCCTCGCATGA
- a CDS encoding NADH-quinone oxidoreductase subunit D, producing the protein MSATTDPYAGTTESAEGPVFTVTGQDWDTIDATAVEGDRLVINMGPQHPSTHGVLRLILEIDGETVRDARAGIGYLHTGIEKNMEYRTWTQGVTFCTRMDYVAPFSNEAAYVMAVERLLGIEAPEKAQTMRVLLLELNRISSHLVCLATGGMEIGALTVMTCGFRDRELILDLFEMITGLRMNHAFFRPGGVAQDLPEGAIDKLRSTVALLRKRLPEYAALCNANPIFKGRLKGVGHLELAGCLALGLTGPVLRSTGYDWDLRKKQPYWGYDTYDFEVVTRNEPDAYGRFRIRLDEMWESLRIVDQAIDRLAGMDGMPVMVADKKIAWPAQLSVGADGQGNSAEHIKHIMGESMEALIHHFKIVTEGFRVPAGQAYAAIEAPRGEIGCHLVSDGGTRPYRAHFRDPSFVNLQGTSVMSEGGMLSDVIVAVASIDPVMGGVDR; encoded by the coding sequence ATGAGCGCCACCACCGATCCGTACGCCGGCACGACCGAGTCGGCCGAGGGCCCGGTCTTCACCGTCACCGGACAGGACTGGGACACGATCGACGCCACGGCGGTCGAGGGCGACCGGCTCGTGATCAACATGGGTCCGCAGCACCCCTCGACCCACGGTGTGCTCCGCCTGATCCTCGAGATCGACGGCGAGACGGTGCGCGACGCCCGCGCGGGCATCGGCTACCTGCACACCGGCATCGAGAAGAACATGGAGTACCGCACCTGGACGCAGGGCGTGACGTTCTGCACCCGCATGGACTACGTGGCCCCGTTCTCCAACGAGGCGGCGTACGTCATGGCGGTCGAGCGGCTGCTGGGCATCGAGGCGCCCGAGAAGGCGCAGACGATGCGGGTCCTGCTGCTCGAGCTCAACCGGATCTCCTCGCACCTCGTGTGCCTCGCGACCGGCGGCATGGAGATCGGCGCGCTGACCGTCATGACCTGCGGCTTCCGCGATCGCGAGCTCATCCTCGACCTGTTCGAGATGATCACCGGGCTGCGCATGAACCACGCCTTCTTCCGCCCCGGCGGTGTCGCGCAGGACCTCCCCGAGGGTGCGATCGACAAGCTCCGCTCGACCGTGGCGCTGCTGCGCAAGCGGCTGCCCGAGTACGCCGCGCTCTGCAACGCCAACCCGATCTTCAAGGGCCGCCTGAAGGGCGTCGGACACCTCGAGCTCGCCGGCTGCCTGGCCCTCGGACTGACCGGGCCGGTGCTCCGCTCGACCGGGTACGACTGGGACCTGCGCAAGAAGCAGCCCTACTGGGGCTACGACACGTACGACTTCGAGGTCGTCACCCGCAACGAGCCCGACGCCTACGGACGGTTCCGCATCCGCCTGGACGAGATGTGGGAGAGCCTGCGGATCGTCGACCAGGCCATCGACCGGCTCGCCGGCATGGACGGCATGCCGGTCATGGTCGCGGACAAGAAGATCGCCTGGCCCGCGCAGCTCAGCGTCGGCGCGGACGGGCAGGGCAACTCCGCCGAGCACATCAAGCACATCATGGGCGAGTCGATGGAAGCGCTCATCCACCACTTCAAGATCGTGACCGAGGGCTTCCGGGTCCCGGCCGGCCAGGCATACGCCGCGATCGAGGCGCCGCGCGGCGAGATCGGCTGCCACCTGGTGTCCGACGGCGGCACCCGCCCCTACCGGGCGCACTTCCGCGATCCCTCGTTCGTCAACCTGCAGGGCACGTCCGTGATGAGCGAGGGCGGCATGCTCTCGGACGTGATCGTCGCGGTCGCCAGCATCGACCCCGTGATGGGAGGTGTCGACCGATGA
- the nuoK gene encoding NADH-quinone oxidoreductase subunit NuoK → MNEYITLSLILFTIGAVGVLIRRNAIIVFMCIELMLNATNLAFVSFSRQHGNLDGQVAAFFVMVVAAAEVVVGLSIIVSIYRTRRSTSVDDASLLKS, encoded by the coding sequence GTGAACGAGTACATCACCTTGTCGCTGATCCTCTTCACGATCGGCGCGGTGGGCGTCCTGATCCGGCGCAACGCGATCATCGTCTTCATGTGCATCGAGCTCATGCTCAACGCGACCAACCTTGCGTTCGTGAGCTTCTCGCGCCAGCACGGCAACCTGGACGGGCAGGTGGCCGCCTTCTTCGTGATGGTCGTCGCCGCGGCCGAGGTCGTCGTCGGGCTGTCCATCATCGTGTCCATCTACCGCACGCGGCGCTCGACCTCGGTCGACGACGCGAGCCTGCTGAAGTCGTAG
- the nuoF gene encoding NADH-quinone oxidoreductase subunit NuoF: MTDTLTPVLTADWGTDRAWTLDAYRSAGGYQALDKALKMQPAEVVEMVKESGLRGRGGAGFPTGMKWSFIPQDNPKPKYLVVNADESEPGTCKDIPFMMATPHTLIEGVIIAAHAINAKQAFIYVRGEVLHVIRRLRAACREAYEAGYLGRDILGSGVDVDLVIHAGAGAYICGEETALLDSLEGRRGQPRLRPPFPAVEGLYASPTVINNVESIASVPSIIRGGHEWFASMGTEKSKGYVIYSLSGHVKKPGQYEAPLGITLRTLIELGGGMREGSELKFWTPGGSSTPLLTAEHLDMPLDYESVGAAGSMLGTRALQVFDQTTSVVRCVLRWTEFYKHESCGKCTPCREGTWWLVQTLQRLDGGQGREGDIELLLDLCDNILGRSFCALGDGATSPITSAIQHFRDEFEAGMHTPSRELFPPAASTLFAQEVTA; encoded by the coding sequence ATGACTGACACGCTCACACCGGTGCTCACGGCCGACTGGGGCACCGACCGCGCCTGGACGCTCGACGCGTACCGCAGCGCAGGTGGCTACCAGGCACTCGACAAGGCCTTGAAGATGCAGCCCGCCGAGGTCGTGGAGATGGTCAAGGAGTCCGGCCTGCGCGGTCGCGGCGGCGCCGGCTTCCCGACCGGGATGAAGTGGAGCTTCATCCCGCAGGACAACCCCAAGCCGAAGTACCTCGTCGTCAACGCGGACGAGTCCGAGCCGGGCACCTGCAAGGACATCCCGTTCATGATGGCCACGCCGCACACCCTCATCGAGGGGGTCATCATCGCGGCGCACGCGATCAACGCCAAGCAGGCGTTCATCTACGTCCGCGGTGAGGTGCTGCACGTGATCCGCCGCCTGCGCGCGGCGTGCCGCGAGGCGTACGAGGCCGGCTACCTCGGCCGCGACATCCTCGGCAGCGGCGTCGACGTCGACCTGGTCATCCACGCAGGTGCGGGGGCGTACATCTGCGGTGAGGAGACGGCGCTGCTCGACTCGCTCGAGGGCCGCCGGGGCCAGCCCCGTCTGCGTCCGCCGTTCCCCGCGGTCGAGGGCCTCTACGCGAGCCCGACCGTCATCAACAACGTCGAGTCGATCGCCTCGGTGCCCTCGATCATCCGCGGCGGCCACGAGTGGTTCGCCTCGATGGGCACCGAGAAGTCCAAGGGCTACGTCATCTACTCGCTGTCCGGGCACGTCAAGAAGCCCGGACAGTACGAGGCGCCGCTCGGCATCACGCTGCGCACTCTGATCGAGCTCGGGGGTGGCATGCGCGAGGGGAGCGAGCTCAAGTTCTGGACCCCCGGCGGGTCCTCCACGCCGCTGCTGACCGCCGAGCACCTCGACATGCCGCTCGACTACGAGTCGGTCGGCGCCGCGGGGTCGATGCTCGGGACGCGCGCCCTGCAGGTCTTCGACCAGACCACCTCGGTCGTGCGCTGCGTCCTGCGCTGGACCGAGTTCTACAAGCACGAGTCGTGCGGCAAGTGCACGCCGTGCCGCGAGGGCACGTGGTGGCTCGTGCAGACCCTGCAGCGCCTCGACGGGGGCCAGGGCCGCGAGGGCGACATCGAGCTGCTGCTGGACCTGTGCGACAACATCCTCGGCCGGTCGTTCTGCGCGCTGGGCGACGGTGCGACCAGCCCCATCACGTCCGCGATCCAGCACTTCCGCGACGAGTTCGAGGCCGGCATGCACACCCCGTCGCGCGAGCTGTTCCCCCCGGCGGCGTCCACCCTGTTCGCCCAGGAGGTGACGGCATGA
- a CDS encoding NADH-quinone oxidoreductase subunit G gives MTVQEAPAGSAGEAPVELVTLTIDDVEVSVPKGTLVIRAAELIGTEIPRFCDHPLLDPVGACRQCLVDITDAGNGRGFPKPQASCTIEVAAGMVVKTQVTSPVAEKAQRGTMELLLINHPLDCPVCDKGGECPLQNQAMTHGQGESRFTETKRTFPKPVKVSEQVLLDRERCVLCARCTRFSEQIAGDPFIALIERGARQQVGIYEKEPFSSYFSGNTIQICPVGALTSADYRFRSRPFDLVSTPSVAEHDASGSAIRVDHRRGKVMRRLAGDDPEVNEEWITDKDRFAFTYATQGDRLTTPLVRGADGELEPASWPAALAIAARGLAAANGRVGVLPGGRLTAEDAFAYSKFARTVLGTNDIDFRARAHSAEEAAFLASHVAATQLVVRFADLERASTVVLVGFEPEDENGSIFLRLRKGARQHGVTVVSIASHTTRGLAKMSGELIRTVPGDEPAALAALDLPQGSVILVGERLASVPGGLSAAAAAAARTGARLAWVPRRAGDRGAVETGCLPHLLPGGRPLEDAEARTDLAVAWGVTSIPSTPGRDTSQVLADAQRGDVKALLVGGVEIDDLPDPATARAGLAAADFVVSLEVRHSDVTAVADVVLPVAPMVERPGMFVNWEGRARTFDAVLHAPSSLTDIRVLAGIAEEMGRPLGFRTVAAARQAMTELGPWDGARAATPTVEPSRSAPDPRTVVLDTWRLLVDDARGQDGQDAFKATARPAVLRASGVTLKAFDVEPGGPATLSTAVGSVTLPTQVADLPDGVVWAPSNSGVSLRAALGAGYADRVTLSPAPTDGAPS, from the coding sequence ATGACCGTCCAAGAGGCCCCGGCCGGATCGGCCGGCGAGGCGCCGGTCGAGCTCGTCACCCTGACGATCGACGACGTCGAGGTCAGCGTCCCCAAGGGCACGCTCGTGATCCGCGCCGCCGAGCTGATCGGCACCGAGATCCCGCGGTTCTGCGACCACCCGTTGCTCGACCCGGTCGGCGCGTGCCGGCAGTGCCTCGTCGACATCACCGACGCGGGCAACGGCCGCGGCTTCCCCAAGCCGCAGGCGTCCTGCACGATCGAGGTCGCCGCCGGCATGGTCGTCAAGACCCAGGTCACGTCGCCGGTCGCCGAGAAGGCGCAGCGCGGCACGATGGAGCTGCTGCTCATCAACCACCCGCTGGACTGCCCGGTCTGCGACAAGGGCGGTGAGTGCCCGCTGCAGAACCAGGCGATGACGCACGGCCAGGGCGAGTCCCGCTTCACCGAGACCAAGCGGACGTTCCCCAAGCCGGTCAAGGTGTCCGAGCAGGTGCTGCTCGATCGCGAGCGCTGCGTCCTGTGCGCCCGTTGCACCCGGTTCTCCGAGCAGATCGCCGGCGACCCGTTCATCGCGCTGATCGAGCGCGGCGCCCGCCAGCAGGTCGGCATCTACGAGAAGGAGCCGTTCAGCTCCTACTTCTCGGGCAACACGATCCAGATCTGCCCCGTCGGAGCCCTGACGAGCGCGGACTACCGCTTCCGCTCGCGCCCGTTCGACCTGGTCTCGACGCCCTCGGTCGCCGAGCACGATGCGAGTGGCTCCGCGATCCGGGTGGACCACCGGCGCGGCAAGGTCATGCGCCGCCTCGCGGGTGACGACCCCGAGGTCAACGAGGAGTGGATCACCGACAAGGACCGGTTCGCGTTCACGTACGCGACGCAGGGTGACCGCCTCACGACCCCGCTCGTCCGCGGTGCCGACGGCGAGCTCGAGCCCGCCTCGTGGCCCGCGGCCCTCGCGATCGCCGCCCGCGGCCTCGCCGCAGCGAACGGCCGGGTCGGGGTCCTGCCCGGGGGCCGGCTCACCGCCGAGGACGCCTTCGCCTACAGCAAGTTCGCCCGTACGGTCCTCGGCACCAACGACATCGACTTCCGCGCCCGAGCGCACTCGGCAGAGGAGGCCGCGTTCCTGGCCTCGCACGTCGCCGCGACCCAGCTGGTCGTCCGCTTCGCGGACCTCGAGCGGGCCTCGACGGTCGTCCTGGTCGGCTTCGAGCCCGAGGACGAGAACGGCAGCATCTTCCTGCGGCTGCGCAAGGGAGCCCGTCAGCACGGCGTCACGGTCGTCTCGATCGCAAGCCACACGACACGTGGCCTCGCCAAGATGTCCGGTGAGCTGATCCGCACGGTCCCCGGCGACGAGCCGGCCGCCCTCGCGGCGCTCGATCTGCCGCAGGGATCCGTCATCCTGGTCGGCGAACGGCTGGCCTCGGTGCCCGGCGGACTGTCCGCGGCTGCTGCTGCGGCAGCCCGCACCGGCGCCCGCCTCGCGTGGGTCCCGCGCCGTGCGGGCGACCGTGGTGCGGTCGAGACCGGGTGCCTGCCCCATCTGCTGCCCGGCGGCCGCCCGCTCGAGGACGCCGAGGCGCGCACTGATCTCGCGGTCGCCTGGGGCGTCACCTCGATCCCCTCGACGCCCGGACGCGACACCTCGCAGGTGCTCGCCGATGCTCAGCGCGGCGACGTCAAGGCCCTGCTGGTCGGCGGCGTCGAGATCGACGACCTGCCCGACCCCGCGACGGCCCGCGCAGGACTCGCCGCCGCCGACTTCGTGGTCAGCCTCGAGGTGCGGCACAGCGACGTGACGGCCGTGGCCGACGTGGTCCTGCCGGTCGCCCCGATGGTCGAGCGACCCGGCATGTTCGTCAACTGGGAGGGCCGCGCGCGAACGTTCGACGCGGTGCTCCACGCGCCGAGCTCGCTCACCGACATCCGCGTGCTGGCCGGGATCGCCGAGGAGATGGGCCGGCCCCTGGGCTTCCGCACGGTCGCAGCGGCCCGGCAGGCCATGACCGAGCTCGGCCCGTGGGACGGCGCCCGCGCGGCGACCCCCACGGTCGAGCCGAGCCGTTCGGCACCCGATCCCCGCACGGTCGTGCTCGACACCTGGCGGCTCCTCGTCGACGACGCCCGCGGCCAGGACGGCCAGGACGCGTTCAAGGCCACGGCCCGTCCGGCGGTGCTGCGGGCCAGCGGGGTCACGCTCAAGGCCTTTGACGTCGAGCCCGGGGGACCGGCAACGCTGTCGACCGCGGTCGGCAGCGTGACCCTCCCGACCCAGGTCGCAGACCTGCCCGACGGCGTCGTGTGGGCGCCGTCCAACTCCGGCGTCAGCCTCCGTGCCGCCCTCGGCGCGGGCTACGCAGACCGGGTCACCCTGTCGCCCGCCCCGACCGACGGAGCCCCGTCATGA
- the nuoE gene encoding NADH-quinone oxidoreductase subunit NuoE gives MSLSDTTLAELRELAGRYPQARSALLPMLHLVQSAEGSVTNEGIEVCAAILGISAAEVSGVATFYTMYKRRPMGEHHVGVCTNTLCAVMGGDLIFERLKGHLDVGNDETTDDGRVTLEHIECNAACDFAPVVTVNWEFFDNQTPESAVQLVDRLRAGEPVQATRGATITSWREAERVIAGFEDGLVDEGPTAAGASLAGFEIARANGWSAPDVGETSGSGSDGTADTKAGAAAQADTSRAETETVIEQSPAHTAEEGKDD, from the coding sequence ATGAGCCTGTCCGACACGACGCTCGCGGAGCTGCGCGAGCTGGCGGGCCGCTATCCGCAGGCCCGCAGCGCGCTGCTGCCGATGCTGCACCTGGTCCAGTCCGCAGAGGGCAGTGTCACCAACGAGGGCATCGAGGTGTGCGCCGCGATCCTCGGCATCAGCGCCGCCGAGGTCTCGGGCGTCGCGACGTTCTACACGATGTACAAGCGCCGGCCGATGGGCGAGCACCACGTGGGGGTCTGCACCAACACGTTGTGCGCCGTGATGGGCGGCGACCTGATCTTCGAGCGGCTCAAGGGCCATCTCGACGTCGGCAACGACGAGACGACCGACGACGGACGGGTCACGCTCGAGCACATCGAGTGCAATGCCGCGTGCGACTTCGCGCCCGTGGTCACGGTCAACTGGGAGTTCTTCGACAACCAGACCCCCGAGTCCGCGGTCCAGCTCGTGGACCGGCTTCGCGCGGGCGAGCCGGTCCAGGCCACCCGCGGCGCGACGATCACGAGCTGGCGCGAGGCCGAGCGCGTGATCGCCGGCTTCGAGGACGGCCTCGTCGACGAGGGACCCACCGCCGCCGGGGCGTCCCTCGCGGGCTTCGAGATCGCGCGGGCCAACGGGTGGTCGGCGCCGGACGTCGGCGAGACCTCGGGGTCGGGGAGCGACGGGACGGCCGACACCAAGGCCGGTGCAGCCGCGCAGGCGGACACCTCGCGCGCCGAGACCGAGACCGTGATCGAGCAATCGCCCGCGCACACCGCAGAGGAGGGCAAGGATGACTGA
- the nuoH gene encoding NADH-quinone oxidoreductase subunit NuoH — protein sequence MSDLFGNEPFWVIALKAVLIFVFLLVYTLFNIWFERRVVARMQHRIGPNVNGPFGLLQSLADGVKLALKEDIVVKAADKVVYILAPILATIPAFLAWAVIPFGPEVTIPFTDTKTVLQLTDLPVAVLYVLAVTSIGVYGIVLAGWASGSIYALLGGLRSSAQVISYEVAMGLSFVSVFMYAGSMSTSEIVAAQDDLWYFIPLFPSFVIYCIAMVGETNRAPFDLPEAEGELVGGFHTEYSSLKFALFFLAEYVNMVTVSALATTLFLGGWRAPFGIGQINDGYFNTGYWPLLWFFGKTLFFIFLFVWLRGTLPRMRYDQFMSFGWKILIPVSLVWIIAVAFIRKLKSEDMLDQRTLLIVAAVAGVVIVASMFIPEGKPEPEPEPEEWDAFAGGYPVPPMPGQDTDTTAASTERTSS from the coding sequence ATGAGCGATCTGTTCGGGAACGAGCCGTTCTGGGTGATCGCGCTCAAGGCGGTGCTGATCTTCGTCTTCCTGCTCGTCTACACGCTGTTCAACATCTGGTTCGAGCGCCGCGTCGTGGCCAGGATGCAGCACCGCATCGGCCCCAACGTCAACGGCCCGTTCGGCCTGCTGCAGAGCCTGGCCGACGGCGTCAAGCTCGCGCTGAAGGAGGACATCGTCGTCAAGGCGGCCGACAAGGTCGTCTACATCCTGGCGCCGATCCTCGCCACGATCCCGGCCTTCCTGGCCTGGGCGGTCATCCCGTTCGGTCCCGAGGTGACGATCCCGTTCACCGACACCAAGACCGTGCTGCAGCTGACCGACCTGCCGGTCGCGGTGCTGTACGTCCTCGCGGTGACCTCGATCGGCGTCTACGGCATCGTGCTGGCGGGCTGGGCGTCCGGCTCGATCTACGCCCTCCTCGGCGGTCTGCGCTCGAGCGCCCAGGTCATCTCGTACGAGGTCGCGATGGGTCTGTCGTTCGTGTCGGTCTTCATGTACGCGGGCTCGATGTCCACCTCGGAGATCGTCGCGGCGCAGGACGACCTCTGGTACTTCATCCCGCTCTTCCCCTCGTTCGTCATCTACTGCATCGCGATGGTCGGCGAGACCAACCGCGCTCCGTTCGACCTCCCCGAGGCCGAGGGCGAGCTGGTCGGCGGCTTCCACACCGAGTACTCCTCGCTGAAGTTCGCGCTGTTCTTCCTGGCCGAGTACGTCAACATGGTCACGGTCTCCGCGCTGGCCACCACGCTGTTCCTGGGCGGCTGGCGGGCCCCGTTCGGCATCGGACAGATCAACGACGGCTACTTCAACACCGGCTACTGGCCGCTGCTGTGGTTCTTCGGCAAGACGCTGTTCTTCATCTTCTTGTTCGTCTGGCTCCGCGGCACCCTGCCCCGCATGCGCTACGACCAGTTCATGAGCTTCGGCTGGAAGATCCTCATCCCGGTCTCCCTGGTCTGGATCATCGCCGTCGCGTTCATCCGCAAGCTCAAGAGCGAGGACATGCTCGACCAGCGCACGCTGCTGATCGTGGCGGCCGTCGCGGGCGTGGTGATCGTCGCGTCGATGTTCATCCCCGAGGGCAAGCCCGAGCCGGAGCCCGAGCCCGAGGAGTGGGACGCCTTCGCCGGCGGCTATCCCGTGCCGCCCATGCCCGGCCAGGACACCGACACCACCGCCGCTTCGACCGAGAGGACCTCGTCATGA
- a CDS encoding NADH-quinone oxidoreductase subunit J produces the protein MTTFWLLAPIMVIAALGLLFARKAVHAALALAVVMISLAILYAAQGAPFLFAVQIIVYTGAIMMLFLFVLMLVGVETSEAVRETISGQRLAAIVIGLLFGVTAVLAIGQTVTGTVVGLDRANANGNPYGLADLLFGKYVLAFEFTSALLITAALGAMVLAHKERLTKRQTQADIAARRMREYAETGRHPGNAPTPGVFARHNAVDTPALLPDGTPLDASVSPSIAERGQVRSGFSDDVARTADQLEHEDDPDSSGSGLGGPK, from the coding sequence GTGACGACGTTCTGGCTGCTCGCGCCGATCATGGTGATCGCCGCCCTGGGCCTGCTGTTCGCCCGCAAGGCCGTGCACGCGGCGCTCGCGCTCGCGGTCGTGATGATCAGCCTTGCGATCCTGTACGCCGCGCAGGGCGCGCCGTTCCTGTTCGCAGTGCAGATCATCGTCTACACCGGCGCGATCATGATGCTGTTCCTGTTCGTGCTGATGCTGGTGGGCGTCGAGACCTCCGAGGCCGTCCGGGAGACGATCTCGGGGCAGCGCCTCGCCGCGATCGTCATCGGTCTGCTCTTCGGCGTGACCGCGGTGCTCGCGATCGGGCAGACCGTGACCGGCACCGTCGTCGGCCTCGACCGCGCCAATGCGAACGGCAACCCGTACGGGCTGGCCGACCTGCTCTTCGGCAAGTACGTCCTGGCGTTCGAGTTCACGAGCGCCCTGCTCATCACTGCGGCTCTCGGCGCGATGGTGCTGGCCCACAAGGAGCGGCTCACCAAGCGGCAGACGCAGGCCGACATCGCGGCCCGCCGCATGCGCGAGTACGCCGAGACCGGACGCCACCCCGGCAACGCTCCGACACCCGGCGTCTTCGCTCGGCACAACGCGGTCGACACCCCGGCCCTGCTGCCCGACGGCACGCCGCTGGACGCATCGGTGTCACCGAGCATCGCCGAGCGCGGCCAGGTCCGCAGCGGCTTCTCGGACGACGTCGCCCGGACGGCCGACCAGCTCGAGCACGAGGACGATCCCGATTCGTCCGGCTCCGGCTTGGGAGGACCGAAGTGA